Proteins from one Choloepus didactylus isolate mChoDid1 chromosome 4, mChoDid1.pri, whole genome shotgun sequence genomic window:
- the SHF gene encoding SH2 domain-containing adapter protein F isoform X1 produces MLLSGAPPAGSGPGPRAQGSAGGGPGGSRRGTGGAGAGPGGGGSGGVARWLREHLGFRGGGGGGGGSKPAPPEPDYRPPAPSPAAPPAPPPDILAAYRLQRERDFEDPYSGGPSGSAALAAPAAPGPTPPPRHGSPPHRLIRVETPGPPAPPPEERISGPPASSDRLAILEDYADPFDVQETGEGPAGASGAPEKVPENDGYMEPYEAQKMMAEIRGSKETAAQPLPLYDTPYEPEEEGATPESEGAPWPRESRLPEDDERPPEEYDQPWEWKKERISKAFAVDIKVIKDLPWPPPVGQLDSSPSLPDGDRDISGPASPLPEPSLEDSSAQFEGSEKSCLSPGREEKGRLPPRLSAGNPKPAKPLSAEPSSPLGEWTDPALPLENQVWYHGAISRTDAENLLRLCKEASYLVRNSGTSKNDFSLSLKSSQGFMHMKLSRTKEHKYVLGQNSPPFSSVPEIVHHYASRKLPIKGAEHMSLLYPVAIRTL; encoded by the exons ATGTTACTGAGCGGAGCTCCTCCGGCGGGCTCCGGCCCCGGGCCGCGGGCGCAGGGGAGCGCGGGGGGTGGCCCGGGGGGATCGCGCCGGGGTACCGGGGGTGCTGGAGCCGGCCCAGGAGGGGGCGGCAGCGGCGGGGTGGCCAGGTGGCTACGGGAGCACCTGGGCTTCCGCGGGGGGGGCGGCGGCGGAGGGGGGAGCAAGCCGGCGCCCCCTGAGCCCGACTACCGCCCCCCCGCGCCCTCCCCGGCCGCACCCCCCGCGCCGCCCCCGGACATCCTGGCCGCCTACCGGCTGCAGCGGGAGCGCGACTTCGAAGATCCTTACTCTGGGGGGCCGTCCGGCTCCGCCGCCCtcgccgcccccgccgcccccgGCCCCACGCCGCCCCCGCGCCACGGCTCGCCCCCTCACCGCCTTATTCGGGTCGAGACCCCTGGGCCCCCAGCGCCTCCTCCTGAGGAGCGGATCTCCGGACCCCCCGCCAGTAGCGACAGG TTGGCAATCCTAGAAGACTACGCGGACCCATTTGATGTTCAGGAAACTGGCGAAGGCCCGGCGGGAGCCTCAGGAGCCCCAGAGAAGGTCCCTGAAAATGATGGCTACATGGAACCCTATGAAGCCCAAAAGATGATGGCCG AGATACGGGGTTCCAAAGAGACGGCAGCTCAGCCCCTGCCTCTGTACGATACACCCTATGAGCCGGAGGAGGAGGGCGCCACCCCGGAGAGTGAGGGGGCCCCCTGGCCTCGGGAGTCCCGCCTGCCTGAGGATGATGAGAGGCCCCCCGAGGAATATGACCAGCCCTGGGAGTGGAAGAAGGAGCGGATTTCCAAAGCCTTTGCTG TTGACATTAAGGTCATCAAAGACCTACCTTGGCCTCCGCCCGTGGGACAGCTGGACAGCAGCCCTTCCCTGCCTGACGGGGACAGGGACATCTCCGGTCCAGCTTCACCCCTCCCTGAGCCCAGCCTGGAGGACAGCAGCG CCCAGTTTGAAGGATCAGAGAAGAGCTGCTTGTCACCCGGCCGGGAGGAGAAGGGGCGGCTGCCTCCCCGACTCTCTGCAGGAAACCCCAAGCCAGCCAAGCCCCTAAGCGCGGAGCCCAGCAGTCCCCTGGGGGAGTGGACAGACCCAGCACTGCCTCTGGAAAACCAGGT CTGGTACCACGGGGCCATCAGCCGCACAGACGCCGAGAACCTGCTCCGGCTGTGCAAAGAGGCCAGCTACTTGGTACGCAACAGCGGGACCAGCAAGAAtgacttctccctctccctcaa GAGCAGTCAAGGCTTCATGCACATGAAGCTGTCCCGAACCAAGGAACACAAGTACGTGCTGGGCCAGAACAGCCCGCCGTTCAGCAGCGTCCCTGAAATCGTGCACCACTACGCCAGCCGCAAGCTGCCCATTAAGGGGGCGGAGCACATGTCCCTGCTCTACCCCGTGGCCATCCGGACTTTGTAG
- the SHF gene encoding SH2 domain-containing adapter protein F isoform X2, whose protein sequence is MLLSGAPPAGSGPGPRAQGSAGGGPGGSRRGTGGAGAGPGGGGSGGVARWLREHLGFRGGGGGGGGSKPAPPEPDYRPPAPSPAAPPAPPPDILAAYRLQRERDFEDPYSGGPSGSAALAAPAAPGPTPPPRHGSPPHRLIRVETPGPPAPPPEERISGPPASSDRLAILEDYADPFDVQETGEGPAGASGAPEKVPENDGYMEPYEAQKMMAEIRGSKETAAQPLPLYDTPYEPEEEGATPESEGAPWPRESRLPEDDERPPEEYDQPWEWKKERISKAFAAQFEGSEKSCLSPGREEKGRLPPRLSAGNPKPAKPLSAEPSSPLGEWTDPALPLENQVWYHGAISRTDAENLLRLCKEASYLVRNSGTSKNDFSLSLKSSQGFMHMKLSRTKEHKYVLGQNSPPFSSVPEIVHHYASRKLPIKGAEHMSLLYPVAIRTL, encoded by the exons ATGTTACTGAGCGGAGCTCCTCCGGCGGGCTCCGGCCCCGGGCCGCGGGCGCAGGGGAGCGCGGGGGGTGGCCCGGGGGGATCGCGCCGGGGTACCGGGGGTGCTGGAGCCGGCCCAGGAGGGGGCGGCAGCGGCGGGGTGGCCAGGTGGCTACGGGAGCACCTGGGCTTCCGCGGGGGGGGCGGCGGCGGAGGGGGGAGCAAGCCGGCGCCCCCTGAGCCCGACTACCGCCCCCCCGCGCCCTCCCCGGCCGCACCCCCCGCGCCGCCCCCGGACATCCTGGCCGCCTACCGGCTGCAGCGGGAGCGCGACTTCGAAGATCCTTACTCTGGGGGGCCGTCCGGCTCCGCCGCCCtcgccgcccccgccgcccccgGCCCCACGCCGCCCCCGCGCCACGGCTCGCCCCCTCACCGCCTTATTCGGGTCGAGACCCCTGGGCCCCCAGCGCCTCCTCCTGAGGAGCGGATCTCCGGACCCCCCGCCAGTAGCGACAGG TTGGCAATCCTAGAAGACTACGCGGACCCATTTGATGTTCAGGAAACTGGCGAAGGCCCGGCGGGAGCCTCAGGAGCCCCAGAGAAGGTCCCTGAAAATGATGGCTACATGGAACCCTATGAAGCCCAAAAGATGATGGCCG AGATACGGGGTTCCAAAGAGACGGCAGCTCAGCCCCTGCCTCTGTACGATACACCCTATGAGCCGGAGGAGGAGGGCGCCACCCCGGAGAGTGAGGGGGCCCCCTGGCCTCGGGAGTCCCGCCTGCCTGAGGATGATGAGAGGCCCCCCGAGGAATATGACCAGCCCTGGGAGTGGAAGAAGGAGCGGATTTCCAAAGCCTTTGCTG CCCAGTTTGAAGGATCAGAGAAGAGCTGCTTGTCACCCGGCCGGGAGGAGAAGGGGCGGCTGCCTCCCCGACTCTCTGCAGGAAACCCCAAGCCAGCCAAGCCCCTAAGCGCGGAGCCCAGCAGTCCCCTGGGGGAGTGGACAGACCCAGCACTGCCTCTGGAAAACCAGGT CTGGTACCACGGGGCCATCAGCCGCACAGACGCCGAGAACCTGCTCCGGCTGTGCAAAGAGGCCAGCTACTTGGTACGCAACAGCGGGACCAGCAAGAAtgacttctccctctccctcaa GAGCAGTCAAGGCTTCATGCACATGAAGCTGTCCCGAACCAAGGAACACAAGTACGTGCTGGGCCAGAACAGCCCGCCGTTCAGCAGCGTCCCTGAAATCGTGCACCACTACGCCAGCCGCAAGCTGCCCATTAAGGGGGCGGAGCACATGTCCCTGCTCTACCCCGTGGCCATCCGGACTTTGTAG
- the SHF gene encoding SH2 domain-containing adapter protein F isoform X3, whose product MLLSGAPPAGSGPGPRAQGSAGGGPGGSRRGTGGAGAGPGGGGSGGVARWLREHLGFRGGGGGGGGSKPAPPEPDYRPPAPSPAAPPAPPPDILAAYRLQRERDFEDPYSGGPSGSAALAAPAAPGPTPPPRHGSPPHRLIRVETPGPPAPPPEERISGPPASSDRLAILEDYADPFDVQETGEGPAGASGAPEKVPENDGYMEPYEAQKMMAVDIKVIKDLPWPPPVGQLDSSPSLPDGDRDISGPASPLPEPSLEDSSAQFEGSEKSCLSPGREEKGRLPPRLSAGNPKPAKPLSAEPSSPLGEWTDPALPLENQVWYHGAISRTDAENLLRLCKEASYLVRNSGTSKNDFSLSLKSSQGFMHMKLSRTKEHKYVLGQNSPPFSSVPEIVHHYASRKLPIKGAEHMSLLYPVAIRTL is encoded by the exons ATGTTACTGAGCGGAGCTCCTCCGGCGGGCTCCGGCCCCGGGCCGCGGGCGCAGGGGAGCGCGGGGGGTGGCCCGGGGGGATCGCGCCGGGGTACCGGGGGTGCTGGAGCCGGCCCAGGAGGGGGCGGCAGCGGCGGGGTGGCCAGGTGGCTACGGGAGCACCTGGGCTTCCGCGGGGGGGGCGGCGGCGGAGGGGGGAGCAAGCCGGCGCCCCCTGAGCCCGACTACCGCCCCCCCGCGCCCTCCCCGGCCGCACCCCCCGCGCCGCCCCCGGACATCCTGGCCGCCTACCGGCTGCAGCGGGAGCGCGACTTCGAAGATCCTTACTCTGGGGGGCCGTCCGGCTCCGCCGCCCtcgccgcccccgccgcccccgGCCCCACGCCGCCCCCGCGCCACGGCTCGCCCCCTCACCGCCTTATTCGGGTCGAGACCCCTGGGCCCCCAGCGCCTCCTCCTGAGGAGCGGATCTCCGGACCCCCCGCCAGTAGCGACAGG TTGGCAATCCTAGAAGACTACGCGGACCCATTTGATGTTCAGGAAACTGGCGAAGGCCCGGCGGGAGCCTCAGGAGCCCCAGAGAAGGTCCCTGAAAATGATGGCTACATGGAACCCTATGAAGCCCAAAAGATGATGGCCG TTGACATTAAGGTCATCAAAGACCTACCTTGGCCTCCGCCCGTGGGACAGCTGGACAGCAGCCCTTCCCTGCCTGACGGGGACAGGGACATCTCCGGTCCAGCTTCACCCCTCCCTGAGCCCAGCCTGGAGGACAGCAGCG CCCAGTTTGAAGGATCAGAGAAGAGCTGCTTGTCACCCGGCCGGGAGGAGAAGGGGCGGCTGCCTCCCCGACTCTCTGCAGGAAACCCCAAGCCAGCCAAGCCCCTAAGCGCGGAGCCCAGCAGTCCCCTGGGGGAGTGGACAGACCCAGCACTGCCTCTGGAAAACCAGGT CTGGTACCACGGGGCCATCAGCCGCACAGACGCCGAGAACCTGCTCCGGCTGTGCAAAGAGGCCAGCTACTTGGTACGCAACAGCGGGACCAGCAAGAAtgacttctccctctccctcaa GAGCAGTCAAGGCTTCATGCACATGAAGCTGTCCCGAACCAAGGAACACAAGTACGTGCTGGGCCAGAACAGCCCGCCGTTCAGCAGCGTCCCTGAAATCGTGCACCACTACGCCAGCCGCAAGCTGCCCATTAAGGGGGCGGAGCACATGTCCCTGCTCTACCCCGTGGCCATCCGGACTTTGTAG